From Myxococcota bacterium, the proteins below share one genomic window:
- a CDS encoding enoyl-CoA hydratase/isomerase family protein, with translation FLKDMSTSEATREEVELLDLQRTLERISQVPQATIAKIEGFARGGGHEFALACDMRFAARGKARFMQMEVGMGILPCGGGASRMARQTGLGRALEIILGARDFDADQAEAYGTINRALDPDEIGPYVEALAKRIALWPAASIQACKQTVLASIDQPIAEALREEAYWLYQATSRTPAIRRFQWANDQGAQFEMNNQRRWEEMVVDIQEVE, from the coding sequence ACTTCCTGAAGGACATGTCGACCTCGGAGGCGACGCGAGAAGAGGTCGAGCTCCTCGATCTGCAGCGCACCCTCGAGCGCATCAGCCAGGTTCCCCAGGCGACCATCGCGAAGATCGAGGGCTTCGCGCGCGGGGGCGGACACGAGTTCGCGCTCGCCTGCGACATGCGTTTCGCGGCGCGCGGCAAGGCGCGCTTCATGCAGATGGAGGTCGGGATGGGGATCCTGCCGTGCGGCGGCGGCGCCTCGCGCATGGCCCGTCAGACCGGCCTCGGGCGGGCGCTCGAGATCATTCTCGGCGCGCGGGACTTCGACGCCGATCAGGCGGAGGCCTACGGCACGATCAACCGCGCCCTGGATCCGGACGAGATCGGGCCGTACGTCGAGGCGCTGGCGAAGCGCATCGCGCTCTGGCCCGCTGCGTCGATCCAGGCCTGCAAGCAGACGGTGCTCGCATCGATCGATCAGCCCATCGCCGAGGCGCTCCGCGAAGAGGCCTATTGGCTCTACCAGGCGACGAGCCGCACCCCCGCGATCCGACGCTTCCAGTGGGCGAACGATCAGGGAGCCCAGTTCGAAATGAACAACCAGCGCCGCTGGGAAGAGATGGTCGTCGACATCCAGGAGGTCGAGTAG
- a CDS encoding LLM class oxidoreductase, translated as MTQPASGVESAFPTINRAYNQVFRPGRLSLGLVVPVESYPAGPIPEMKRHLERAQLAEALGFAALWLRDVPFQVPSFGDAGQLYDPFVYMGLLAGRTDRIALGAASIVLPLRHPAHVAKAAASVDALSGGRLILGVASGDRPEEYPAMGVPFEERGARFRAAFSYLRRVGDDAPSFENEYGSPAGGMDLLPKPIGGRLPLLITGSSQQTPEWGAQHGDGWMTYPRSTAAQARVVSDWRDRVTSQGGPAKPVMQALYVDLAEDADARPQPIHLGLRLGARHLHAYLRSLEEIGVNHVALNLRFNRAPIETTLQRLSDAVLPDFSG; from the coding sequence GTGACGCAACCCGCTTCGGGGGTCGAATCGGCGTTTCCGACGATCAATCGCGCGTACAACCAGGTCTTCCGGCCGGGCCGGCTGAGCCTGGGGCTGGTCGTGCCCGTCGAGAGCTACCCCGCAGGTCCGATTCCCGAGATGAAGCGGCACCTCGAACGCGCGCAGCTCGCCGAAGCCCTCGGCTTCGCCGCGCTCTGGCTCCGAGACGTTCCGTTCCAGGTGCCGTCCTTCGGCGATGCCGGCCAGCTCTACGACCCCTTCGTCTACATGGGGCTCCTCGCCGGTAGGACCGACCGGATCGCCCTCGGCGCGGCGAGCATCGTGCTGCCCCTGCGCCACCCGGCGCATGTCGCGAAAGCCGCGGCGAGCGTCGATGCGCTGTCGGGGGGGCGCTTGATTCTGGGGGTCGCCTCCGGTGACCGGCCGGAAGAGTATCCGGCGATGGGAGTTCCCTTCGAGGAGCGGGGCGCGCGGTTCCGCGCCGCCTTCTCGTACCTGCGTCGCGTCGGAGACGACGCGCCGTCGTTCGAGAACGAATACGGCAGCCCCGCCGGCGGGATGGATCTGCTCCCCAAGCCCATCGGTGGGCGGCTGCCGCTGCTCATCACCGGGAGCAGCCAGCAGACGCCGGAGTGGGGCGCGCAGCATGGGGACGGCTGGATGACCTACCCACGCAGCACCGCCGCCCAGGCGCGCGTCGTCTCGGACTGGAGAGACCGGGTGACTTCGCAAGGAGGTCCGGCGAAGCCGGTGATGCAGGCGCTGTACGTCGATCTCGCCGAGGACGCCGACGCGCGACCGCAGCCGATCCACCTGGGCCTCCGCCTCGGCGCTCGTCACCTGCACGCGTATCTGCGGTCCCTCGAAGAGATCGGGGTCAACCACGTCGCGCTGAACCTCCGCTTCAACCGGGCTCCGATCGAGACGACGCTGCAGCGTCTGTCGGACGCCGTACTGCCGGACTTCTCCGGCTGA
- a CDS encoding SDR family NAD(P)-dependent oxidoreductase — protein MQKTILITGATDGIGLETAKSLVSQGHHVLLHGRSAKKLERVAAQLASLSAGGHLERYVADLSAMSEVDALADAVAQEHERLDVLINNAGVFGVADPITQSGIDVRFVVNTIAPYRLAQRLLPLLDASARVVNLSSAAQAPVDLRAFAGDISLSDSAAYAQSKLALTMWSRGLALALGDGGPAVIAVNPGSLLASKMVKEAYGVDGSDLRIGAEILCRAGLAEEFAAASGRYFDNDSGRFASPHPDALDAQKIQAVMQAIEDVLASGRC, from the coding sequence ATGCAGAAGACGATTCTGATCACGGGCGCCACCGACGGGATCGGCCTGGAGACGGCGAAGTCCCTGGTCTCCCAGGGGCACCACGTTCTGTTGCACGGGAGGAGTGCGAAGAAGCTCGAGCGCGTGGCGGCCCAGCTCGCGTCGCTGTCCGCGGGCGGGCACCTCGAGCGCTATGTGGCGGATCTGTCCGCGATGAGCGAGGTCGATGCATTGGCAGACGCCGTGGCCCAGGAGCACGAGCGCCTCGATGTGTTGATCAACAACGCGGGCGTCTTCGGTGTGGCCGATCCGATCACGCAGAGCGGGATCGACGTCCGCTTCGTGGTGAACACGATCGCGCCGTACCGGCTGGCACAGCGGCTGCTTCCCTTGCTCGATGCTTCCGCACGCGTCGTCAACCTCTCCTCGGCAGCGCAGGCTCCCGTGGACCTGCGCGCGTTCGCCGGTGACATCTCGCTCTCCGACAGCGCGGCCTACGCGCAGAGCAAACTCGCGTTGACGATGTGGTCGCGCGGCCTGGCGCTCGCACTCGGTGATGGGGGGCCGGCGGTGATCGCCGTCAATCCCGGTTCCCTGCTGGCGAGCAAGATGGTCAAGGAGGCCTACGGGGTGGACGGCTCGGACCTCCGGATCGGGGCCGAGATCCTGTGCCGGGCGGGTCTGGCGGAGGAGTTCGCAGCGGCCTCGGGCCGCTACTTCGACAACGACTCGGGTCGCTTCGCGTCCCCGCACCCCGACGCGCTGGACGCGCAGAAGATCCAGGCAGTGATGCAGGCGATCGAGGACGTTCTGGCGAGCGGCCGCTGCTGA
- a CDS encoding alpha/beta hydrolase — translation MSQSPFDPEYQSVARFLPRGIARSWNLWLIRALGGLAGLGADPDDVEVVETGAGSVRVHRPKGRSGEASPAVLWLHGGGFLIGSPKQDDALCRQIADELGAVVVAPVYRLAPEHAFPAALDDAYAALAWLAKRDDVDASRIAVAGASAGGGLAAQVALRAREEGEIRLAAQILVYPMLDDRTVLRTDLDESGFRLWDNQSNRIGWSSYLGHAAGADSASPIAVPARNEDLGGLPPAWIGVGALDLFCDEDVAYAERLQAAGVPCETLVIDGVFHGFDGIVQDSAATKRFRESMFAALRASLRPAG, via the coding sequence GTGTCCCAGAGTCCCTTCGACCCCGAATACCAGTCCGTGGCTCGGTTCCTTCCGCGTGGCATCGCGCGCTCGTGGAACCTGTGGCTCATCCGCGCGCTCGGGGGCCTCGCGGGGTTGGGCGCCGACCCGGACGATGTCGAGGTCGTAGAAACGGGGGCGGGCAGCGTTCGCGTCCACCGCCCGAAGGGGCGCAGCGGTGAGGCCTCGCCCGCGGTGCTGTGGCTCCACGGCGGCGGTTTCTTGATCGGGTCGCCGAAGCAGGACGACGCCCTGTGCCGCCAGATCGCCGATGAACTCGGCGCGGTGGTGGTGGCGCCGGTCTACCGGTTGGCGCCGGAGCACGCGTTTCCGGCCGCGCTCGACGATGCCTATGCGGCGCTCGCCTGGTTGGCGAAGCGCGACGACGTCGACGCGTCGCGGATCGCCGTGGCCGGCGCGAGCGCAGGCGGTGGGCTCGCCGCGCAGGTGGCGCTTCGTGCCAGGGAGGAGGGCGAGATTCGCCTGGCCGCCCAGATCCTGGTGTACCCGATGCTCGACGATCGCACGGTGCTCCGCACCGACCTCGACGAGAGCGGCTTCCGACTCTGGGACAACCAGTCGAACCGCATCGGTTGGTCGTCCTACCTGGGCCACGCGGCGGGCGCGGATTCGGCCAGCCCGATCGCCGTCCCGGCGCGCAACGAGGATCTCGGCGGACTACCGCCCGCCTGGATCGGTGTGGGAGCCCTCGATCTCTTTTGCGACGAAGACGTGGCCTATGCCGAACGGCTCCAGGCCGCCGGCGTTCCGTGCGAGACCCTCGTGATCGACGGGGTCTTTCACGGTTTCGACGGGATCGTGCAGGACTCGGCGGCGACGAAGCGGTTCCGGGAATCGATGTTCGCGGCCCTGCGCGCGTCGCTCCGGCCGGCGGGCTAG
- a CDS encoding alpha/beta hydrolase: MARADDLLPIPPRGGHDIDTDNDLLPLVAPPELKAQVSVEERFVPGPDGAPDVRVLVYRPKNETGTLPAILSLHGGAFVFAHPDTFELMDVGWALQHRCVVVAVDYRLAPEHRFPAGVEDCYAALLWTAAHAAELQIDLDRLVVAGGSAGGALTAAVALMARDRKGPKIALQALLIPVIDDQLRTASHEQSRGGPGFNADGNEGMWLHYLGEDYDRSNTSPYASPARAEDLSGLPPALVQTNGLDPLRDEGIVYALRLMEAGIPVELYNAPGCYHGADPIDPRAAAQAMRVFGEALGAALHPSAS, from the coding sequence TTGGCTCGAGCCGACGATCTATTGCCCATCCCGCCGCGCGGCGGTCACGACATCGACACCGACAACGACCTCCTCCCCCTGGTCGCTCCGCCCGAACTCAAGGCGCAGGTGAGCGTCGAAGAGCGCTTCGTCCCGGGGCCCGACGGTGCCCCCGACGTGCGCGTCCTCGTCTACCGCCCAAAGAACGAGACCGGCACGCTGCCCGCCATCCTGAGCCTCCACGGGGGCGCCTTCGTCTTCGCTCACCCCGACACCTTCGAGCTGATGGACGTGGGCTGGGCGCTGCAACACCGCTGCGTCGTGGTTGCCGTCGACTACCGACTCGCGCCCGAGCATCGCTTCCCCGCCGGCGTCGAGGACTGCTACGCCGCCCTGCTCTGGACGGCGGCCCACGCGGCCGAGCTCCAGATCGATCTGGACCGCCTCGTCGTGGCGGGGGGCAGCGCGGGCGGTGCACTCACCGCGGCGGTCGCGCTGATGGCGCGCGATCGCAAGGGCCCGAAGATCGCCCTGCAGGCCCTGCTGATCCCGGTGATCGACGACCAGCTGCGGACGGCATCCCATGAGCAGAGCCGAGGCGGCCCCGGCTTCAACGCCGACGGCAACGAGGGAATGTGGCTCCACTACCTGGGCGAGGACTACGATCGCTCGAACACGTCGCCCTATGCGTCTCCGGCCCGCGCGGAAGACTTGTCAGGCCTGCCCCCGGCGCTCGTGCAGACGAACGGCCTCGACCCTCTGCGCGACGAGGGCATCGTCTACGCCCTGCGTCTGATGGAAGCCGGCATTCCGGTCGAGCTCTACAACGCACCGGGCTGCTACCACGGCGCCGATCCGATCGACCCGCGCGCCGCGGCCCAGGCCATGCGCGTGTTCGGCGAGGCCCTCGGCGCGGCCTTGCACCCGAGCGCTTCGTGA
- a CDS encoding haloalkane dehalogenase: MDVLRTPEDRFADLEDYPFAPNHHAFEGVRMHYVDEGPRDGPVVLMAHGMPTWSYLYRRMIPPLVRAGYRCVAPDMIGFGKSDKVLDDGWYSIERHCRSLRSLVEALDLQRVSLIVQDWGGPLGLYQPAHMPERFERLFVLNTWLENPEFEFSLFARVWNAVWHPHDTTGGPRTRDPNLLRRAFVQVARRLFVRFALKGDPQPCGAVAELIMMADYPGAKPDLGPKLYAAYEAPFPDDKSKAGARRFPLSLPFWNPASGDAEGQRRNWETLLGWKKPVHFIWGLKDTNFNQPWLERWAAHYPQATIDRIADGGHFLQETHGPQLAQRMLERIAEEAA; the protein is encoded by the coding sequence ATGGACGTCCTGCGCACACCCGAAGACCGCTTCGCCGACCTCGAGGACTATCCCTTCGCGCCGAACCACCACGCGTTCGAGGGCGTGCGCATGCACTACGTGGACGAGGGTCCCCGCGACGGTCCCGTCGTGTTGATGGCCCACGGAATGCCGACCTGGTCCTACCTGTACCGGCGGATGATTCCGCCGCTGGTGCGCGCCGGGTATCGCTGCGTCGCTCCGGACATGATCGGCTTCGGCAAGAGCGACAAGGTGTTGGACGACGGGTGGTACTCGATCGAGCGCCACTGTCGGTCCTTGCGCTCTCTCGTCGAGGCCCTCGATCTGCAGCGCGTTTCGCTGATCGTCCAGGATTGGGGCGGCCCGCTCGGGCTCTACCAGCCAGCGCACATGCCCGAGCGCTTCGAGCGCCTCTTCGTCCTCAACACCTGGCTCGAGAACCCCGAGTTCGAGTTCTCACTCTTCGCGCGGGTGTGGAACGCGGTATGGCATCCCCACGACACGACGGGCGGCCCGCGCACGCGAGATCCGAACCTGCTGCGTCGCGCCTTCGTCCAGGTCGCCCGGCGCCTGTTCGTTCGCTTCGCGCTCAAGGGCGATCCTCAGCCCTGCGGCGCCGTCGCCGAGCTGATCATGATGGCCGACTACCCGGGTGCGAAACCCGATCTGGGGCCGAAGCTCTATGCGGCCTACGAGGCGCCTTTCCCCGACGACAAGTCGAAGGCGGGTGCACGCCGGTTTCCCCTGTCGCTGCCCTTCTGGAACCCGGCCAGTGGGGATGCGGAGGGCCAGCGGCGCAACTGGGAAACCCTGCTCGGTTGGAAGAAGCCCGTGCACTTCATCTGGGGCCTCAAGGACACGAACTTCAACCAGCCGTGGCTGGAGCGATGGGCGGCCCACTATCCGCAAGCGACCATCGATCGCATCGCGGACGGGGGGCACTTCCTCCAGGAAACCCACGGACCCCAGCTGGCGCAGCGGATGCTCGAAAGGATCGCGGAGGAGGCGGCGTGA